A single Mastomys coucha isolate ucsf_1 chromosome X, UCSF_Mcou_1, whole genome shotgun sequence DNA region contains:
- the LOC116090673 gene encoding periphilin-1-like isoform X1, with protein MESSSIGTYCQDHYREATAAVEAAAHQWKVVASTRNEMRNEEQYDYERLPREQEPPQSHPSDGYHRVVNVPKRPPLIDKIPPRVVNEPKRPPLIHRIQPRVVNEPKRPPLIDRIPPRVVNEPKRPPLIDRIPPREVNESKRPPLIDRIPPQVVNVPKRPPLIDRIPPREVNEPKRPPLIHRIPPREVNVPKRPPLIDRIPPRVVNEPKRPPLIDRIPPRVVNEPKRPPLIHGIPPQVVNVPKRPPLLGKRPPLLPTPDKGGYSSYYSHVDCPVYDEGLSFSHDRKRARDDHSTNWQPNYRNMKGSFRGKNFYSSHYSKGWFPHKSDAPFFRESPASWKNSPHSRSSSGISNRCHSQKQSRTYSFHRSQNICKERSIKPSKTSGRNSFSTSSAVSSSKPSKLTEKELAEAETLEMINKGNLAEISAFEVRSMAPLFIDLAEEPKSNPTGGTEMFVDNQLRSRSEAISSKTREIVQVYQQDCETFGLVVKMLIEKDPSLEKSIQFSLKQNLNAIGEQCIEELKNFITAYDNSNQDLRPF; from the coding sequence aTCACTACCGGGAAGCAACGGCTGCAGTGGAGGCAGCAGCCCATCAGTGGAAAGTAGTAGCCTCCACAAGAAATGAAATGAGGAATGAAGAACAATATGACTACGAACGACTTCCAAGAGAACAAGAACCTCCTCAAAGCCATCCCAGTGATGGCTACCATAGAGTAGTTAATGTACCAAAGAGACCACCCCTAATAGACAAGATACCACCTCGAGTAGTTAATGAGCCAAAGAGACCACCTCTAATACACAGGATACAACCTCGAGTAGTTAATGAGCCAAAGAGACCACCTCTAATAGACAGGATACCACCTCGAGTAGTTAATGAGCCAAAGAGACCACCCCTAATAGACAGGATACCACCTCGAGAAGTTAATGAGTCAAAGAGACCACCCCTAATAGATAGGATACCACCTCAAGTAGTTAATGTGCCAAAGAGACCACCTCTAATAGACAGGATACCACCTCGAGAAGTTAATGAGCCAAAGAGACCACCTCTAATACACAGGATACCACCTCGAGAAGTTAATGTGCCAAAGAGACCACCCCTAATAGACAGGATACCACCTCGAGTAGTTAATGAGCCAAAGAGACCACCTCTAATAGACAGGATACCACCTCGAGTAGTTAATGAGCCAAAGAGACCACCTCTAATCCATGGGATACCACCTCAAGTAGTTAATGTGCCTAAGAGACCACCACTCCTAGGTAAGAGACCACCTCTGCTACCCACACCAGATAAAGGAGGTTACAGTAGCTATTACAGTCATGTGGATTGCCCTGTATATGACGAGGGCCTCAGTTTTTCTCATGATCGAAAAAGGGCAAGAGACGATCATTCCACAAACTGGCAGCCTAATTACAGGAACATGAAAGGTAGCTTTAGAGGAAAAAATTTCTATTCTTCCCATTATTCAAAAGGTTGGTTTCCCCATAAAAGTGATGCTCCTTTCTTCAGAGAATCACCTGCAAGCTGGAAGAACTCCCCACACAGCAGATCCAGCTCTGGTATCAGCAATAGATGTCATTCTCAGAAGCAAAGCAGGACATACTCCTTCCATCGGTCTCAGAATATATGTAAAGAGAGATCCATCAAGCCTTCAAAAACTTCAGGAAGAAATTCATTCTCAACTTCATCAGCAGTTTCTTCATCCAAACCCAGCAAGCTAACTGAGAAGGAACTTGCTGAGGCTGAAACACTAGAGATGATCAACAAAGGTAACTTAGCTGAAATTTCTGCGTTTGAGGTGAGATCCATGGCACCCCTATTTATTGACCTGGCAGAAGAACCCAAGTCAAATCCAACAGGTGGCACAGAAATGTTTGTAGACAACCAGCTTCGTAGCCGCTCTGAAGCCATCTCATCAAAAACCAGAGAGATTGTGCAAGTTTACCAACAAGACTGTGAGACTTTTGGGTTGGTGGTGAAAATGCTAATTGAGAAAGATCCCTCACTAGAAAAATCTATCCAGTTTTCACTGAAGCAGAATTTAAATGCAATAGGTGAGCAGTGTAttgaagaactcaagaatttcATTACTGCATATGATAATTCTAATCAAGATTTGAGACCCTTTTAA
- the LOC116090673 gene encoding periphilin-1-like isoform X2: MRNEEQYDYERLPREQEPPQSHPSDGYHRVVNVPKRPPLIDKIPPRVVNEPKRPPLIHRIQPRVVNEPKRPPLIDRIPPRVVNEPKRPPLIDRIPPREVNESKRPPLIDRIPPQVVNVPKRPPLIDRIPPREVNEPKRPPLIHRIPPREVNVPKRPPLIDRIPPRVVNEPKRPPLIDRIPPRVVNEPKRPPLIHGIPPQVVNVPKRPPLLGKRPPLLPTPDKGGYSSYYSHVDCPVYDEGLSFSHDRKRARDDHSTNWQPNYRNMKGSFRGKNFYSSHYSKGWFPHKSDAPFFRESPASWKNSPHSRSSSGISNRCHSQKQSRTYSFHRSQNICKERSIKPSKTSGRNSFSTSSAVSSSKPSKLTEKELAEAETLEMINKGNLAEISAFEVRSMAPLFIDLAEEPKSNPTGGTEMFVDNQLRSRSEAISSKTREIVQVYQQDCETFGLVVKMLIEKDPSLEKSIQFSLKQNLNAIGEQCIEELKNFITAYDNSNQDLRPF, from the coding sequence ATGAGGAATGAAGAACAATATGACTACGAACGACTTCCAAGAGAACAAGAACCTCCTCAAAGCCATCCCAGTGATGGCTACCATAGAGTAGTTAATGTACCAAAGAGACCACCCCTAATAGACAAGATACCACCTCGAGTAGTTAATGAGCCAAAGAGACCACCTCTAATACACAGGATACAACCTCGAGTAGTTAATGAGCCAAAGAGACCACCTCTAATAGACAGGATACCACCTCGAGTAGTTAATGAGCCAAAGAGACCACCCCTAATAGACAGGATACCACCTCGAGAAGTTAATGAGTCAAAGAGACCACCCCTAATAGATAGGATACCACCTCAAGTAGTTAATGTGCCAAAGAGACCACCTCTAATAGACAGGATACCACCTCGAGAAGTTAATGAGCCAAAGAGACCACCTCTAATACACAGGATACCACCTCGAGAAGTTAATGTGCCAAAGAGACCACCCCTAATAGACAGGATACCACCTCGAGTAGTTAATGAGCCAAAGAGACCACCTCTAATAGACAGGATACCACCTCGAGTAGTTAATGAGCCAAAGAGACCACCTCTAATCCATGGGATACCACCTCAAGTAGTTAATGTGCCTAAGAGACCACCACTCCTAGGTAAGAGACCACCTCTGCTACCCACACCAGATAAAGGAGGTTACAGTAGCTATTACAGTCATGTGGATTGCCCTGTATATGACGAGGGCCTCAGTTTTTCTCATGATCGAAAAAGGGCAAGAGACGATCATTCCACAAACTGGCAGCCTAATTACAGGAACATGAAAGGTAGCTTTAGAGGAAAAAATTTCTATTCTTCCCATTATTCAAAAGGTTGGTTTCCCCATAAAAGTGATGCTCCTTTCTTCAGAGAATCACCTGCAAGCTGGAAGAACTCCCCACACAGCAGATCCAGCTCTGGTATCAGCAATAGATGTCATTCTCAGAAGCAAAGCAGGACATACTCCTTCCATCGGTCTCAGAATATATGTAAAGAGAGATCCATCAAGCCTTCAAAAACTTCAGGAAGAAATTCATTCTCAACTTCATCAGCAGTTTCTTCATCCAAACCCAGCAAGCTAACTGAGAAGGAACTTGCTGAGGCTGAAACACTAGAGATGATCAACAAAGGTAACTTAGCTGAAATTTCTGCGTTTGAGGTGAGATCCATGGCACCCCTATTTATTGACCTGGCAGAAGAACCCAAGTCAAATCCAACAGGTGGCACAGAAATGTTTGTAGACAACCAGCTTCGTAGCCGCTCTGAAGCCATCTCATCAAAAACCAGAGAGATTGTGCAAGTTTACCAACAAGACTGTGAGACTTTTGGGTTGGTGGTGAAAATGCTAATTGAGAAAGATCCCTCACTAGAAAAATCTATCCAGTTTTCACTGAAGCAGAATTTAAATGCAATAGGTGAGCAGTGTAttgaagaactcaagaatttcATTACTGCATATGATAATTCTAATCAAGATTTGAGACCCTTTTAA